One part of the Deltaproteobacteria bacterium genome encodes these proteins:
- a CDS encoding CarD family transcriptional regulator has product MFRAGEKVVYPGHGVGVIEGLQAKNVSGLQRKFYMLRILESEMTIMIPTENVATAGLRPIISKDMVNKVYRILRTKKVEVDQQTWNRRYREYSERIKTGSVIEIAKVLRDLFVLKADKELSFGERKMLDTARNLLVKELALASAHPEEKILEDLKSIFTH; this is encoded by the coding sequence ATGTTCAGAGCCGGAGAAAAGGTTGTATACCCTGGTCACGGCGTTGGAGTAATAGAAGGCTTACAGGCAAAAAACGTCTCTGGGTTGCAGCGTAAGTTCTATATGCTGCGAATTCTTGAAAGCGAAATGACCATCATGATTCCGACGGAGAACGTGGCAACGGCTGGTCTTCGTCCCATCATTAGCAAAGATATGGTCAATAAGGTGTACCGCATTCTCCGCACCAAGAAAGTGGAAGTTGATCAACAGACCTGGAATCGGCGGTATCGTGAATATTCTGAACGTATCAAAACAGGCTCGGTAATTGAAATTGCCAAAGTCTTGCGAGATCTTTTTGTCCTGAAAGCTGACAAAGAATTGTCTTTTGGCGAACGAAAGATGCTTGATACGGCTCGTAACCTTCTCGTTAAAGAACTTGCTCTTGCGAGTGCCCATCCGGAAGAAAAAATTCTCGAAGATTTAAAGAGTATTTTTACCCACTAA
- the rimI gene encoding ribosomal-protein-alanine N-acetyltransferase: MREQQSQQKMTLRRATEIDIPSMMRIERASSLHPWTESAFYNEFTNPYSHLWILEEEGAALGYVCVWFIHEDGQIVNVVVLPEYRGCGLGKTLIEHVIDEAKTRGIRSLSLEVRRSNQTALALYRNFGFQEVSVRTRYYENGEDALLMVRLITTEY, encoded by the coding sequence ATGAGAGAGCAACAGAGTCAACAGAAAATGACTCTCCGCCGTGCGACAGAAATTGATATCCCATCCATGATGAGAATTGAGCGGGCGTCGTCTCTGCATCCTTGGACGGAATCGGCGTTCTATAATGAATTCACAAATCCCTATAGCCACCTCTGGATACTAGAGGAAGAGGGGGCGGCTCTTGGGTACGTCTGTGTATGGTTTATTCATGAAGACGGACAGATCGTCAATGTTGTCGTTCTCCCAGAATATCGTGGATGTGGACTCGGGAAGACGTTGATTGAACATGTTATCGACGAAGCGAAAACTCGTGGAATTCGCTCATTGAGCCTTGAAGTACGGCGCAGTAATCAGACTGCTCTTGCGCTGTATAGGAACTTTGGCTTTCAGGAAGTGAGTGTGAGGACGCGCTATTACGAAAATGGCGAAGATGCCCTGCTCATGGTTCGCTTGATAACCACAGAATATTGA
- the ispD gene encoding 2-C-methyl-D-erythritol 4-phosphate cytidylyltransferase: MQADVVIVAAGKGERMGAALPKPFLSLAGIPLIIHTLRAVACSPLVRKIILVIAPERESLCQEILRTYGPFRVPIVLVHGGAERQDSVRCGLAALDVESAIVAIHDAARPFLDPATLEASIQAAMEHGGALVAIPARDTIKRVTDDGIVVETMPRQQLWLAQTPQTFRVPLIREAHARALSQGVTVTDDAALLEWSGSPVKVVVGSPRNFKITTPDDFWLAEAILAANARSR, encoded by the coding sequence ATGCAGGCCGACGTTGTCATAGTCGCTGCCGGCAAAGGAGAAAGAATGGGAGCCGCTCTACCCAAGCCCTTTCTCTCTCTTGCCGGTATTCCTTTAATCATCCACACGTTACGAGCCGTAGCGTGTTCTCCTCTGGTCCGTAAAATTATTCTTGTCATTGCTCCTGAACGCGAGTCTCTGTGCCAAGAGATCTTGCGAACTTATGGCCCCTTCCGCGTTCCGATCGTACTGGTTCACGGTGGTGCTGAGCGACAGGATTCAGTTCGTTGTGGGCTAGCTGCACTTGATGTCGAGAGTGCAATTGTTGCGATCCACGACGCTGCCCGTCCGTTTCTTGATCCTGCAACTCTGGAAGCGAGCATTCAGGCTGCTATGGAACATGGAGGTGCGCTTGTTGCTATCCCGGCACGCGACACGATAAAGCGAGTTACTGACGATGGAATAGTAGTGGAAACAATGCCACGACAACAACTGTGGCTTGCTCAGACACCACAAACTTTTCGTGTGCCACTAATTCGCGAAGCGCATGCACGAGCGCTATCTCAAGGCGTCACCGTTACTGACGATGCGGCATTGTTAGAGTGGAGTGGAAGTCCTGTCAAAGTCGTTGTCGGGTCCCCGCGAAATTTCAAGATTACGACCCCCGATGATTTTTGGTTGGCAGAAGCGATTCTCGCTGCAAACGCTCGCTCAAGATAA
- a CDS encoding helix-hairpin-helix domain-containing protein, with protein sequence MRRWRAYFFTSALAAGLTVSPFAWGQQQAPKPATPPPPVAAAPAATLININSADEATLMSVKGIGKTRAKAIVEYRQKNGPFKSIDDLTKIKGIKTKSLLKFRSQLTI encoded by the coding sequence ATGAGACGCTGGAGGGCCTACTTCTTTACCTCTGCACTCGCAGCGGGACTTACTGTTTCACCATTTGCCTGGGGGCAACAACAAGCACCGAAACCTGCTACGCCTCCACCCCCTGTTGCTGCAGCTCCAGCAGCAACACTCATCAACATTAATAGTGCTGACGAAGCAACGCTCATGTCGGTTAAAGGAATCGGAAAAACGCGAGCAAAGGCAATTGTCGAGTATCGACAAAAGAATGGCCCATTCAAATCGATCGATGATTTAACCAAGATCAAAGGCATTAAAACTAAGTCATTACTGAAGTTTCGGAGCCAACTCACCATTTAG
- a CDS encoding type IV pilus twitching motility protein PilT, with protein sequence MDITALLTFASQSGASDVHLSSGEPPMIRMHGDMKKLDHPALTREQVHQMVYDIMNDSQRKHFEEHLELDFSFDMGQIGRFRVNVFMQQRGEGVVFRTIPSKILSTEELGLPPILKKLTDKEKGLILVTGPTGSGKSTTLAAMVDYINSTFEGHIITIEDPIEFTHRSKKCLVNQRELGAHTYSFANALKAVLREDPDVILVGEMRDLETIQLAITAAETGHLVFGTLHSPSAPGTVERVVDVFPAGQQAQIRTQFAEAIEAVITQTLCKKKGGGRAAALEILVATTAVRNLIREGKTHQIPSAMQVGQKEGMQTMDMALIDLANRGVITREEAQAKSMTPNLFAQIAQPGSKVAGMGR encoded by the coding sequence ATGGACATCACTGCCCTTCTTACCTTTGCCTCACAATCAGGAGCCTCAGATGTGCACCTCAGCAGTGGGGAGCCGCCAATGATTCGCATGCACGGCGATATGAAGAAACTTGACCATCCCGCATTGACGCGCGAACAAGTCCACCAGATGGTGTACGACATCATGAACGACAGCCAGCGTAAGCATTTTGAAGAACATCTGGAACTGGACTTCTCGTTCGATATGGGACAGATCGGGCGCTTCCGTGTCAACGTCTTCATGCAGCAACGCGGCGAAGGTGTCGTCTTTCGAACCATTCCAAGCAAGATTCTCTCAACTGAAGAACTTGGTCTTCCTCCAATTCTGAAAAAACTGACCGACAAGGAAAAGGGGCTGATTCTAGTAACAGGTCCGACCGGCTCCGGTAAATCGACTACCCTCGCCGCCATGGTCGATTACATCAACAGTACGTTTGAGGGGCATATCATTACCATTGAAGACCCCATCGAATTTACCCATCGCTCAAAAAAATGTCTGGTCAATCAACGCGAACTTGGCGCCCATACCTACTCGTTCGCCAACGCACTCAAAGCGGTGTTACGTGAAGATCCAGACGTGATTCTGGTCGGTGAAATGCGTGACCTTGAAACCATTCAGCTTGCCATCACTGCTGCGGAAACTGGTCACTTAGTGTTTGGCACCCTCCATTCACCGAGTGCACCTGGCACGGTTGAGCGCGTGGTTGACGTTTTCCCTGCCGGACAACAGGCGCAGATTCGTACACAATTTGCTGAAGCTATTGAAGCGGTCATTACACAGACGCTGTGCAAAAAGAAAGGTGGAGGTCGAGCGGCAGCATTAGAAATCCTCGTTGCCACTACTGCAGTACGGAACCTCATTCGTGAAGGGAAAACGCACCAAATTCCCTCAGCCATGCAGGTTGGTCAGAAGGAAGGCATGCAGACAATGGACATGGCCCTGATCGACCTTGCCAATCGTGGAGTTATCACTCGTGAAGAAGCACAAGCAAAAAGTATGACCCCAAACCTCTTTGCCCAGATAGCACAACCAGGCAGTAAAGTTGCAGGCATGGGACGTTAA